In a genomic window of Mycolicibacterium neoaurum VKM Ac-1815D:
- a CDS encoding 8-amino-7-oxononanoate synthase: protein MTRTGLSPLAWLAGVEERRRAQGLRRTLRARPPVGTELDLASNDYLGLSQHPDVLAGGVQALRTWGAGAGGSRLVTGNTELHEQFEAALADFAGFESALVFSSGYAANIGALVSLTGAGSLLVSDALTHASIVDACRLSRARIAVTPHRDIAAVADALSARSEERAVVVTESVFSTDGVLAPLRELHEVCRRFGALLVVDEAHGLGVRGTGGQGLLNEVGLAGAPDVVMTTTLSKALGSQGGAVLGPAAVRAHLIDTARTFIFDTGLAPAAVGAALAALQVLVAQPQLAGAVLARAAELARICDVAEEPTSAVVSVILGDPEVAVAAAAACLDRGVRVGCFRPPTVPAGTSRLRLTARAALTAEEMALARDVLTEVLG from the coding sequence GTGACACGCACCGGTCTTTCCCCACTGGCCTGGCTGGCCGGTGTCGAGGAGCGCCGCCGCGCCCAGGGGCTGCGCCGCACGTTGCGGGCCCGCCCGCCCGTCGGCACCGAGCTCGATCTGGCCTCCAACGACTATCTCGGGCTGTCCCAGCACCCCGATGTGCTGGCCGGCGGCGTGCAGGCGCTGCGCACCTGGGGTGCCGGCGCCGGGGGCTCGCGCCTGGTCACCGGTAACACCGAACTGCATGAGCAGTTCGAGGCCGCACTCGCCGATTTCGCCGGATTCGAGTCGGCCCTGGTGTTCTCCTCGGGCTACGCCGCGAATATCGGGGCGCTGGTATCGCTGACCGGTGCCGGCTCGCTGCTGGTGTCCGACGCGTTGACCCATGCCTCGATCGTCGACGCGTGCCGGCTGTCGCGGGCCCGCATCGCGGTGACCCCGCACCGCGATATCGCGGCGGTCGCCGATGCGCTGTCGGCCCGGTCCGAGGAGCGTGCCGTCGTGGTCACCGAGTCGGTGTTCAGCACCGACGGGGTGTTGGCCCCGCTGCGCGAACTGCACGAGGTGTGCCGCCGATTCGGCGCGCTGCTGGTGGTCGATGAGGCGCACGGTCTCGGGGTGCGCGGTACGGGCGGGCAAGGTCTGCTGAACGAAGTCGGGTTGGCCGGCGCGCCGGATGTGGTGATGACCACGACGCTGTCCAAGGCGCTCGGCAGTCAGGGCGGCGCGGTGCTCGGCCCGGCCGCCGTGCGGGCCCACCTCATCGACACCGCGCGCACCTTCATCTTCGACACCGGGCTGGCCCCGGCCGCCGTCGGTGCGGCGCTCGCTGCGCTGCAGGTGCTGGTCGCGCAGCCGCAGCTGGCGGGTGCGGTGCTGGCCAGGGCGGCCGAGTTGGCCCGGATCTGCGATGTCGCCGAGGAACCCACCTCGGCCGTCGTCTCGGTCATCCTCGGTGACCCCGAGGTCGCCGTCGCCGCGGCGGCGGCATGCCTGGATCGTGGCGTGCGGGTCGGGTGCTTCCGTCCGCCGACGGTGCCTGCCGGGACATCGCGATTGCGGTTGACGGCCAGGGCCGCCCTTACCGCGGAGGAGATGGCGCTGGCCCGTGATGTGCTGACCGAGGTTCTCGGGTGA
- the bioD gene encoding dethiobiotin synthase encodes MSIVMVTGTDTGVGKTVTTAGLACAARLAGLDVAVCKPVQTGTVDGDDDLGEVGRLAGITALHGGWRYPEPLAPVAAADRAGLALPTAPELLDAVRAADAPGRLTIVEGAGGLLVELGADGVTLRDLARALGAPVLVVVAPGLGTLNHTALTLEALAGHGLDSAGLVVGSWPSQPGIAEQGNRAALAELGKIRAVLPAGAGRVTPREFETIAAQSFDRPWLAGLA; translated from the coding sequence ATGAGCATCGTCATGGTCACCGGCACCGACACCGGGGTCGGCAAGACGGTCACGACCGCGGGATTGGCGTGCGCGGCGCGGTTGGCCGGCCTCGATGTGGCGGTGTGCAAACCGGTGCAGACCGGAACCGTCGACGGCGACGACGACCTCGGCGAGGTCGGCAGGCTCGCCGGCATCACGGCGCTCCACGGCGGTTGGCGTTATCCCGAACCGCTGGCTCCGGTCGCGGCGGCGGACCGGGCCGGGCTGGCACTGCCGACCGCGCCGGAACTGCTCGACGCGGTGCGGGCCGCCGATGCTCCCGGGCGGCTGACCATCGTGGAAGGCGCCGGCGGTCTGCTTGTCGAACTGGGTGCCGACGGGGTGACGCTGCGCGATCTGGCCAGAGCGCTGGGCGCACCGGTGCTGGTGGTCGTCGCGCCCGGCCTCGGCACCCTCAACCACACCGCGCTGACCCTGGAAGCCCTCGCCGGGCACGGGCTGGACAGCGCCGGACTGGTCGTCGGGTCGTGGCCGTCGCAGCCCGGTATCGCCGAGCAGGGGAACCGGGCCGCGCTGGCAGAACTCGGGAAGATCCGGGCGGTGCTACCCGCCGGCGCGGGGCGAGTGACTCCGCGGGAGTTCGAGACGATCGCCGCGCAGTCCTTCGACCGCCCCTGGCTCGCGGGATTGGCCTAG
- a CDS encoding 2'-5' RNA ligase family protein encodes MVHSVELTLDDAGDAAVRRIWTALRDAGLPSQADHTGASNRPHTTLTVAEDISRAADPDLVAALPRLPMPCRLGAPVVFGQGRYTVALLVVPSVELLDLHAQVHRICLPHMASGALGHTGPGSWTPHVTVARRVGAEQLAAVCEIAAAGREIEGGFAGLRHWDGNARIVQPITG; translated from the coding sequence GTGGTGCATTCGGTGGAGTTGACCCTCGACGACGCCGGCGATGCCGCGGTGCGCCGGATCTGGACCGCGCTGCGGGATGCCGGCCTGCCCAGTCAGGCCGACCACACCGGCGCGAGCAACCGACCACATACGACGCTGACCGTTGCCGAGGACATCTCGCGCGCGGCCGACCCCGATCTGGTCGCGGCGCTCCCGCGCCTCCCGATGCCGTGCCGGCTCGGCGCGCCGGTGGTGTTCGGTCAGGGTCGCTATACGGTGGCGCTGCTGGTGGTGCCCTCCGTCGAACTGCTGGACCTGCATGCACAGGTGCATCGAATCTGCTTGCCGCACATGGCTTCCGGCGCGTTAGGGCATACCGGTCCCGGTAGCTGGACACCGCACGTGACGGTGGCCCGTCGGGTCGGGGCCGAGCAGCTGGCCGCGGTGTGCGAGATCGCCGCGGCGGGACGGGAGATCGAGGGCGGGTTCGCCGGCCTGCGTCACTGGGACGGCAATGCCCGCATCGTCCAGCCGATCACCGGCTGA
- a CDS encoding TetR family transcriptional regulator: MQLHKRDVVDAATALLDDFGIADLTMRRLARELNVSPGALYWHFANKQELLGAVADRILQPALEQPTSGTWREQLDTACRRLRDALLSHTDGAELVSASFAAGQSAAMAEIVSWLSTAATEAGVAGTHSELAARTVVYYVLGFTVDEQSRLQWDAAGADLPESQSALAGDAGQRFGFGLTLLIDGMAAYKSLSR; the protein is encoded by the coding sequence GTGCAGCTCCACAAACGGGATGTCGTCGACGCGGCGACAGCACTGCTGGACGACTTCGGTATCGCCGATCTGACGATGCGCAGGTTGGCCCGTGAGCTCAACGTCAGCCCCGGCGCGCTGTACTGGCATTTCGCCAACAAGCAGGAACTGCTCGGCGCCGTTGCCGACCGGATCCTGCAGCCCGCCCTGGAGCAGCCCACCAGCGGCACCTGGCGCGAGCAGCTGGACACGGCGTGCCGCCGGCTGCGCGACGCCCTGCTGTCGCATACCGACGGCGCCGAACTGGTGTCGGCGAGTTTCGCGGCCGGCCAGTCGGCGGCGATGGCGGAGATCGTCTCCTGGCTGAGCACCGCGGCAACCGAGGCCGGCGTGGCGGGGACGCATTCCGAACTCGCCGCCCGCACCGTCGTCTACTACGTGCTGGGATTCACCGTCGACGAACAGTCCCGGCTGCAGTGGGACGCCGCGGGTGCCGACCTTCCCGAAAGCCAGTCCGCGCTGGCCGGTGATGCCGGCCAGCGCTTCGGATTCGGCCTGACCCTGCTGATCGACGGGATGGCGGCCTACAAGTCCCTCAGCCGGTGA
- the bioB gene encoding biotin synthase BioB — protein MTDILAVAREQVLDRGVGLDQDQTLQVLQLPDDRLDDLLELAHEVRMKWCGPDVEVEGIISLKTGGCPEDCHFCSQSGLFASPVRSAWLDIPSLVEAAKQTAKTGATEFCIVAAVRGPDERLLAQVAAGIEAIRNEVDIQIACSLGMLTEEQVQRLADMGVHRYNHNLETARSFFTNVVTTHSWEERWDTLRMVREAGMEVCCGGILGMGETLEQRAEFAANLAELDPHEVPLNFLNPRPGTPFGDLEVLPAAEALKAVAAFRLALPRTMLRFAGGREITLGDLGAKQGILGGINAVIVGNYLTTLGRPAEADLELLDDLQMPIKALNATL, from the coding sequence ATGACCGACATTCTGGCTGTGGCGCGTGAGCAGGTACTCGATCGCGGAGTCGGTCTCGACCAGGATCAGACCCTGCAGGTGCTGCAGCTGCCCGATGATCGACTCGACGATCTGCTCGAACTGGCCCATGAGGTCCGGATGAAGTGGTGCGGTCCGGACGTCGAGGTCGAGGGCATCATCAGCCTCAAGACCGGCGGGTGCCCCGAAGATTGCCACTTCTGTTCGCAGTCCGGACTGTTCGCCTCCCCGGTGCGCAGCGCCTGGCTGGACATCCCAAGCCTGGTGGAAGCGGCCAAGCAGACCGCCAAGACCGGGGCCACCGAGTTCTGCATCGTGGCCGCCGTGCGCGGTCCCGACGAGCGACTGCTCGCCCAGGTCGCCGCCGGTATCGAGGCCATCCGCAACGAGGTCGACATCCAGATCGCCTGTTCGCTGGGCATGCTCACCGAAGAGCAGGTGCAACGCCTGGCCGATATGGGCGTACACCGCTACAACCACAATCTGGAAACCGCGCGCTCCTTCTTCACCAATGTGGTGACCACCCACAGCTGGGAAGAGCGCTGGGACACCCTGCGGATGGTGCGCGAGGCCGGTATGGAGGTCTGCTGCGGCGGCATCCTCGGGATGGGTGAGACGCTGGAGCAGCGCGCCGAATTCGCCGCGAACCTCGCCGAACTGGATCCGCACGAGGTGCCGCTGAACTTCCTCAACCCGCGGCCGGGCACGCCGTTCGGTGATCTTGAGGTGCTGCCGGCCGCCGAGGCCCTCAAGGCCGTCGCCGCGTTCCGGCTGGCGTTGCCCCGCACCATGCTGCGCTTCGCCGGCGGACGCGAGATCACCCTCGGTGACCTCGGCGCCAAGCAGGGCATCCTGGGCGGCATCAACGCCGTGATCGTCGGCAACTACCTCACGACACTGGGCAGGCCCGCCGAGGCCGATCTGGAACTGCTCGACGATCTGCAGATGCCCATCAAGGCTCTCAACGCGACGCTCTAG
- the bsaP gene encoding biotin synthase auxiliary protein BsaP, whose protein sequence is MIDESQALPAPVAAGVYNLYTGVELGDEAGAAVPTAAALGLEPPRFCAACGRRMIVQVRPTGWWAKCSRHGAVDSIDLDARR, encoded by the coding sequence ATGATCGACGAATCCCAGGCGCTGCCGGCACCGGTGGCCGCGGGTGTCTACAACCTCTACACCGGCGTCGAGCTCGGCGACGAGGCGGGCGCGGCCGTCCCGACCGCGGCCGCGTTGGGTCTGGAACCGCCGCGGTTCTGCGCAGCGTGTGGGCGCCGGATGATCGTTCAGGTGCGCCCCACCGGCTGGTGGGCAAAATGCTCGCGGCACGGTGCGGTCGACTCCATCGATCTCGACGCGCGCCGATGA
- a CDS encoding DUF2567 domain-containing protein yields the protein MIVAEQVAPPRTGRRTAASRVFLALLATGVPIGALWAWLAPPARGIVALTRSGDRVKAYLGNDSDQLFLGAFLLVGFAGVVAVVAAVAVWQWRAHRGPVLLVALAAGSAGALGVAAGIGAVLVHWRYGTIDVNTAPVSETDRVHYVLEAPAVFFGHGPLVVAATVLLPAAVAAMTYALLAVSASRDDLGAWPPARYPGIYPPVAPVSGPGPTAAAGEDAVRSAPSP from the coding sequence ATGATCGTGGCCGAACAGGTGGCGCCGCCGCGTACCGGCCGGCGGACGGCCGCGTCGCGGGTCTTCCTCGCACTGCTGGCGACCGGCGTGCCGATCGGCGCGTTGTGGGCATGGCTGGCACCGCCCGCCCGGGGCATCGTCGCGCTGACCCGGTCCGGCGACCGGGTCAAGGCCTACCTGGGCAACGACTCCGACCAGCTGTTCCTCGGGGCGTTCCTGCTCGTCGGCTTTGCGGGCGTGGTCGCCGTCGTCGCCGCCGTGGCGGTCTGGCAATGGCGGGCCCATCGCGGTCCCGTGCTGCTGGTCGCGCTGGCGGCCGGGTCGGCGGGCGCGCTGGGGGTCGCGGCCGGAATCGGTGCGGTGCTGGTCCACTGGCGCTACGGCACCATCGACGTGAACACCGCTCCGGTCAGCGAGACCGACCGCGTCCACTACGTGTTGGAGGCGCCCGCGGTGTTCTTCGGGCATGGTCCGCTGGTGGTGGCCGCGACCGTCTTGCTGCCCGCCGCGGTGGCCGCGATGACGTACGCGCTGCTGGCCGTGTCGGCCTCTCGTGACGATCTCGGCGCGTGGCCGCCGGCGCGCTATCCCGGGATCTACCCGCCGGTCGCGCCGGTCAGCGGTCCAGGACCGACAGCGGCAGCCGGCGAAGACGCCGTCCGGTCAGCACCTTCGCCGTGA
- a CDS encoding lipase family protein: MDFGSSALSDAEWIGAVPHEALDRRARPQLPEDDPFYVAPEGFQHATPGTVLRSRDVELAFLGLIPQQIRAVQLLYRTTDMNGRPEAAATTIVVPAERGPEQICPVVSYQCAIDAITSRCFPSYALRRHAVAPGSVPQFEMLLVAAAIAEGWAVSVPDHEGVNGSWGTPYEPGYRILDGLRAAIGSEQLDLSPEAPIGLWGYSGGGLASAWAAEMSGTYAPELNIVGAVLGSPVGDLGRTFRKLNGTFAAALPALVVAALADVYPGLQRIIAEHTSEYGRDLLDRLHHMTTVEAIVRFWRTDMGDLLDQPLEQILSAPEVQHVFDDIKLGAAVPTPPVLIIQAVHDEIISVDGIDELADTYSSGGAHVTYHRDMFSEHLLLHPMSAPMALRWLSDRFAGRPLGANLARTTWPTLFNPSTYRGMARLAVITAKVLTGRRLRRLPLSVLDR, encoded by the coding sequence ATGGACTTTGGCAGCTCCGCCCTATCGGACGCCGAGTGGATCGGCGCCGTCCCGCATGAGGCGCTCGACCGACGCGCCCGCCCGCAGCTGCCCGAGGACGATCCGTTCTACGTGGCCCCCGAGGGCTTCCAGCACGCCACCCCGGGCACCGTGCTGCGCAGCAGGGACGTCGAGCTGGCCTTCCTCGGCCTGATCCCGCAGCAGATCCGGGCGGTGCAGTTGCTCTACCGGACCACCGATATGAACGGCAGGCCTGAGGCCGCCGCCACGACGATCGTCGTCCCGGCAGAGCGTGGTCCCGAGCAGATCTGCCCGGTGGTCTCCTACCAGTGCGCGATCGACGCGATCACCTCGCGGTGCTTCCCGTCCTACGCCCTGCGCCGCCACGCCGTGGCGCCCGGCTCGGTGCCGCAGTTCGAGATGCTACTGGTGGCCGCCGCGATCGCCGAGGGCTGGGCGGTCTCGGTACCCGACCATGAGGGGGTCAACGGCAGCTGGGGCACGCCCTACGAGCCCGGGTACCGCATCCTGGACGGGTTGCGTGCGGCCATCGGCTCCGAACAGCTCGACCTCTCTCCCGAGGCGCCGATCGGCCTGTGGGGATACTCCGGCGGCGGACTTGCCAGCGCCTGGGCCGCCGAGATGAGCGGAACCTACGCCCCCGAGCTCAATATCGTCGGCGCGGTGCTCGGCTCCCCGGTCGGCGATCTGGGCCGCACGTTCCGCAAGCTCAACGGCACGTTCGCCGCGGCCCTTCCCGCGCTGGTGGTCGCCGCACTGGCCGACGTCTACCCCGGTCTGCAGCGGATCATCGCCGAACACACCAGCGAATACGGCCGTGACCTGCTGGACCGGTTGCACCACATGACGACGGTGGAAGCCATCGTGCGGTTCTGGCGCACGGATATGGGCGACCTGCTGGATCAACCGCTGGAACAGATCCTGTCCGCACCCGAGGTGCAGCACGTCTTCGACGACATCAAGCTCGGTGCCGCGGTGCCGACCCCGCCGGTGCTGATCATCCAGGCCGTGCACGACGAGATCATCTCGGTGGACGGTATCGACGAGCTCGCCGACACCTACTCATCCGGTGGCGCACATGTCACCTACCACCGGGACATGTTCAGCGAGCATCTGCTGTTGCACCCGATGTCTGCTCCCATGGCGTTGCGCTGGCTGTCCGACCGCTTCGCGGGCCGGCCGCTCGGCGCCAACCTGGCGCGCACCACATGGCCGACGCTGTTCAACCCGTCGACCTACCGCGGTATGGCGCGGTTGGCGGTCATCACGGCGAAGGTGCTGACCGGACGGCGTCTTCGCCGGCTGCCGCTGTCGGTCCTGGACCGCTGA
- a CDS encoding NUDIX hydrolase encodes MAHRSTAHEVLAVVLQVRRLDTKNPQLSVLLWERAMDPERGAWALPGGQLRHDEDMISSVRRQLAEKVDLRELAHLEQLAVFSDPARVPGARTIASTFLGLVPSPATPELPPDTRWHPVSNLPPMAFDHGTMVENACARLIAKLSYTNIGFALAPKEFALSTLRDIYSAALGHPVDVTNLQRVLERRQVITRTGTTARSGRSGGRPAALYRFTEDRYRVTDEFAALRPPG; translated from the coding sequence ATGGCTCATCGTAGCACCGCGCACGAAGTGCTCGCCGTCGTGCTCCAGGTTCGCCGGCTGGACACCAAAAACCCGCAGCTCAGCGTGCTGTTATGGGAGCGCGCAATGGATCCCGAACGCGGCGCCTGGGCACTACCCGGCGGTCAGCTCCGGCACGACGAGGACATGATCAGTTCAGTTCGGCGTCAACTCGCCGAGAAGGTCGACCTGCGCGAACTGGCACACCTGGAGCAGCTGGCGGTGTTCTCCGACCCGGCCCGGGTGCCGGGGGCGCGCACCATCGCATCGACCTTCCTCGGCCTGGTGCCCTCCCCCGCCACCCCCGAGTTACCACCGGACACCCGCTGGCACCCGGTGTCGAACCTTCCGCCGATGGCCTTCGACCACGGCACCATGGTCGAGAACGCCTGCGCCCGGCTGATCGCCAAGCTGTCGTACACCAATATCGGTTTCGCCTTGGCACCAAAGGAATTCGCGTTGTCCACGTTGCGAGACATCTACAGCGCGGCACTGGGCCACCCGGTCGACGTGACCAATCTGCAGCGTGTGCTCGAGCGTCGGCAGGTGATCACCAGGACCGGAACGACGGCGCGTTCCGGCCGCAGCGGCGGGCGGCCCGCGGCGCTGTACCGGTTCACCGAGGACAGGTATCGGGTGACCGACGAGTTCGCGGCGTTACGGCCACCCGGGTGA
- the nadA gene encoding quinolinate synthase NadA, with protein MTVLDRTGALNSVLAARIVDGAGGYGGIVPDGQWAAEVRRLADLRNATLLAHNYQLPAIQDVADHVGDSLALSRIAAEASEDTIVFCGVHFMAETAKILSPDKTVLIPDQRAGCSLADSITAEELRAWKDEYPDAVVVSYVNTTAAVKALTDICCTSSNAVEVVASIPEDRTVLFCPDQFLGAHVRRVTGRKNLHVWAGECHVHAGINGDELAAQARSHPDAELFVHPECGCATSALYLAGEGAVPEERVKILSTGGMLDAARETRAHQVLVATEVGMLHQLRRAAPEVDFLAVNDRASCSYMKMITPAALLRCLVEGADEVHVDADVAAAGRKSVQRMIEIGQPGGGE; from the coding sequence ATGACGGTCCTGGATCGCACCGGCGCACTCAACAGCGTGCTGGCTGCACGCATCGTCGACGGCGCCGGCGGATACGGCGGCATCGTGCCCGACGGGCAGTGGGCCGCGGAGGTGCGCAGACTCGCCGATCTGCGCAACGCGACGCTGCTGGCGCACAACTACCAGCTGCCGGCCATCCAGGATGTCGCCGACCACGTCGGTGACTCGCTCGCGCTGTCGCGCATCGCGGCCGAGGCATCCGAGGACACGATCGTGTTCTGCGGGGTGCACTTCATGGCCGAGACCGCGAAGATCCTCAGCCCCGACAAGACCGTGCTCATTCCCGATCAGCGCGCCGGCTGCTCATTGGCCGACTCCATCACCGCCGAGGAATTGCGGGCGTGGAAGGACGAGTACCCCGACGCCGTCGTGGTGTCGTATGTGAACACCACCGCCGCGGTCAAGGCGCTCACCGACATCTGCTGTACCTCCTCGAACGCGGTCGAGGTGGTGGCCTCCATCCCCGAGGACCGCACCGTGCTGTTCTGCCCCGATCAGTTCCTGGGTGCACATGTCCGCCGGGTCACCGGCCGCAAGAACCTGCACGTCTGGGCCGGTGAGTGCCATGTGCACGCCGGTATCAACGGCGACGAGCTGGCCGCGCAGGCCCGATCGCATCCGGATGCCGAGCTGTTCGTGCATCCCGAGTGTGGTTGTGCCACCTCGGCGTTGTACCTCGCCGGTGAGGGTGCCGTGCCCGAGGAGCGGGTGAAGATCCTGTCCACCGGCGGCATGCTCGATGCCGCGCGTGAGACCCGCGCCCACCAGGTGCTGGTCGCCACCGAGGTCGGCATGCTGCACCAGTTACGCAGGGCTGCACCGGAAGTCGACTTCCTCGCGGTCAATGACCGGGCGTCGTGCAGCTACATGAAGATGATCACGCCCGCCGCGTTGCTGCGCTGCCTCGTCGAGGGCGCCGACGAGGTGCACGTCGATGCCGATGTCGCCGCGGCCGGGCGTAAGAGTGTCCAGCGCATGATCGAGATCGGGCAGCCCGGCGGCGGGGAATGA
- a CDS encoding L-aspartate oxidase, whose protein sequence is MITCGGAGFWQQRADVVVIGTGVAGLVAALAAARTGRKVVVLSKVGETATFYAQGGIAVVLPSTEDSVQAHVADTVAAGGGLCDADAVASIVADGYAAVSELVADGARFDESRPGQWSLTREGGHTRRRIIHAGGDATGAEVQRALNAAAAQLDIRHHHVAVQICRDGAGVTGVLVHSEAGPGLLHAPAVVLATGGLGHLYAATTNPVGSTGDGVALALRAGVAVGDIEFVQFHPTMLFTGAAGGRRPLVTEALRGEGAILVDSHGDSVTAGAHPLGDLAPRDVVAAAIDDRLRATGDACVYLDATGVHGVAERFPTVTAACRAAGIDPVRQPIPVVPGAHYSCGGVRTDVHGRTELAGLFAAGEVARTGMHGANRLASNSLLEGLVVGGRAGRAAAAHAGRAGVTRAVFDDAPRAPMLERTALQHAMSRDASVVRDAAGLQRLTATLSGAVERPLTDRIGVEDAALTLTARAVAAAASARTESRGCHHRADHPDTDAAQAHGTTVRLDDSGVPQAVAPLGAS, encoded by the coding sequence ATGATCACGTGCGGTGGTGCCGGCTTCTGGCAGCAGCGCGCTGACGTCGTCGTCATCGGGACCGGGGTCGCCGGACTGGTCGCGGCCCTGGCCGCGGCGCGTACGGGCCGAAAGGTCGTGGTGCTCAGCAAGGTCGGAGAGACGGCCACCTTCTATGCCCAGGGCGGTATCGCCGTGGTCCTGCCGAGCACCGAGGATTCGGTGCAGGCGCATGTGGCCGACACGGTGGCCGCCGGCGGCGGGCTGTGTGATGCCGACGCGGTGGCGTCCATCGTCGCCGACGGGTATGCGGCGGTGTCCGAGCTGGTCGCCGACGGCGCCCGGTTCGACGAGTCCCGGCCCGGGCAGTGGTCGCTGACCCGCGAGGGTGGGCACACCCGGCGCCGCATCATCCACGCCGGCGGTGATGCCACCGGGGCCGAGGTGCAGCGCGCCCTCAATGCTGCTGCGGCGCAGCTGGATATCCGTCACCACCATGTGGCGGTCCAGATCTGCCGGGACGGTGCCGGTGTCACCGGTGTGCTGGTGCACAGCGAGGCCGGGCCCGGACTGTTGCACGCGCCCGCTGTCGTCCTGGCCACCGGTGGGCTGGGTCATCTCTATGCCGCCACCACCAACCCGGTGGGCTCCACGGGCGATGGTGTGGCCCTGGCGTTGCGGGCCGGCGTCGCGGTCGGCGATATCGAGTTCGTGCAGTTCCACCCGACGATGCTGTTCACCGGCGCGGCCGGTGGACGTCGACCGCTGGTCACCGAGGCCCTGCGGGGTGAGGGCGCGATCCTCGTCGACAGCCACGGTGACTCGGTGACGGCGGGTGCGCATCCGCTCGGCGATCTGGCGCCGCGGGATGTGGTCGCGGCCGCGATCGACGACCGGCTGCGCGCCACCGGGGACGCCTGCGTCTACCTCGACGCGACCGGCGTGCACGGTGTCGCAGAACGCTTTCCGACCGTCACGGCGGCCTGTCGGGCCGCGGGCATCGATCCGGTCCGCCAACCGATCCCGGTGGTTCCCGGTGCGCATTACAGCTGCGGGGGAGTGCGCACCGATGTGCACGGCCGCACCGAACTGGCGGGCCTGTTCGCCGCGGGCGAGGTCGCCCGCACCGGTATGCACGGCGCCAACAGGTTGGCCTCCAACAGCTTGTTGGAGGGGCTCGTGGTGGGCGGGCGCGCCGGACGGGCGGCAGCTGCGCACGCCGGGCGGGCGGGAGTCACCCGCGCGGTATTCGACGACGCGCCGCGCGCACCGATGCTGGAGCGCACAGCCCTGCAACACGCGATGAGCCGCGACGCCTCGGTCGTGCGCGACGCCGCGGGGTTGCAGCGGCTCACCGCGACCCTGTCCGGTGCCGTCGAACGGCCACTGACCGATCGGATCGGTGTCGAAGACGCGGCGCTCACCCTGACGGCACGTGCCGTGGCCGCGGCGGCGTCGGCGCGCACCGAATCCCGCGGTTGTCACCACCGCGCGGACCATCCCGATACCGATGCCGCCCAGGCGCACGGCACCACCGTGCGACTCGACGATTCCGGTGTGCCGCAGGCGGTCGCACCGTTGGGAGCAAGCTGA
- the nadC gene encoding carboxylating nicotinate-nucleotide diphosphorylase: MNGVQVHALTDTERTEARALIERALDEDLRYGPDVTTEATVPPDAVTTAVMASREHGVAAGIDVAVLVLDAVLGSDGYSVLERLADGARVQPGQALLRVQAPTRGLLTAERTMLNLVCHLSGIATATAHWVNAVDGTGTHIRDTRKTLPGMRALQKYAVRVGGGVNHRMGLGDAALIKDNHVAAAGSVLAALAAVRAAAPDIACEVEVDSLEQLDDVLGAGVELVLLDNFPVWQTQIAVQRRDSRSPATKLESSGGLSLESAAAYAATGVDYLAVGALTHSVRVLDIGLDS; this comes from the coding sequence ATGAACGGAGTGCAGGTGCACGCACTGACCGATACCGAACGTACCGAGGCGCGCGCGCTGATCGAGCGAGCGCTGGACGAGGACCTGCGCTACGGCCCGGATGTCACGACCGAGGCCACCGTGCCTCCGGACGCGGTCACCACCGCGGTCATGGCCTCGCGTGAGCACGGTGTCGCCGCCGGTATCGACGTGGCCGTCCTGGTGCTCGACGCCGTGTTGGGCTCCGACGGCTACTCCGTGCTGGAGCGGCTGGCCGACGGTGCCCGGGTGCAGCCCGGTCAGGCGCTGTTGCGGGTGCAGGCGCCCACCAGGGGACTGCTGACGGCCGAGCGCACGATGCTCAACCTGGTCTGTCATTTATCCGGTATCGCCACCGCGACCGCCCACTGGGTCAACGCGGTGGACGGTACCGGCACGCACATCCGTGACACCCGGAAAACCCTGCCCGGCATGCGCGCCCTGCAGAAGTACGCCGTGCGGGTCGGCGGCGGCGTCAACCATCGGATGGGGCTCGGTGACGCCGCGTTGATCAAGGACAACCATGTCGCCGCGGCCGGGTCGGTGCTGGCCGCCCTTGCGGCGGTGCGGGCGGCGGCGCCGGATATCGCGTGCGAGGTCGAGGTCGATTCGCTCGAACAACTCGATGACGTCCTCGGGGCCGGCGTCGAACTGGTGCTGCTGGACAACTTCCCGGTGTGGCAGACCCAGATCGCCGTGCAGCGCCGCGACAGTCGCTCACCGGCCACCAAACTGGAGTCCTCTGGCGGGCTTTCGCTGGAGTCGGCGGCGGCCTACGCCGCCACCGGCGTCGACTATCTGGCCGTCGGCGCGCTCACCCATTCGGTCCGGGTGCTCGACATCGGCCTGGACAGTTAG